Within Desulfobacter sp., the genomic segment CCGGTCCAATGGTGGCAGCAACGCCTTTATCCAGCATTTTTTTACACCAGCCCCTGCTGTTGTCTCTCTTTAAGGTCACACATTCGGAACTTGCGATATGGAATCCCACAGAACCTTTCTGCCAGGTAAATGCATCAACATAGTTTGCCAGGCTGTACCATCCGCAGTACAACGCCGCATGGGGGCACTCCCCTTTTTGGAACAGGTCCTGTTTATTATCTATCACGACGTCTAACTTCTTTTTTTCTGACAGCAGGTCTGCAGCCCTGTGAATGGACCGGTCGTAAAGACCATATCCAGACACCTTTTTGTCTCCCGGATTTTCCCACCGGGCATCAAAGTAAGCAGTGCCGTATACCCCTTTTTTTTCAGCTTCCATGCTGTCATCAATGATACGCCTGACCGTTTTTGCATCAGCGCCGTCCAGACGGCTGACCATTAACACCTCGGACTTGCCAATGGGCGTTTTCTTATTGTTCCACCCTAAAAAAAAGGGATTCTGAAGCCAGAAATTCAAATCATACCCCTTTTTTTTGACCAGCATCAGCTCAGAATCGACAGAGGCGACCTTATCCTTGCTTTTTTTTAAGTTCCGGATCATTTTATTTACACGGCTCAGCTGCTTTTTGAACGTTTCCGAACCATTGTTATCTGTCAACTGGGAGTCTATTTTGGATTTTTTCAGGATCAACCGGTCCAGTTCTTTTTGTTCTTTGAGTGTGAGACCAGGGGAGGCAATTCTTAGGGGCACCCCGTAAATCGTGACCAGGGCCCGGATCTTTGGATTTTTTTCCACGGCACGGCGGACGGGCGGAATAATCTTTTTTTCATAGGCTTCCCTGGAACAGGTTTCATTATCCGTTACAAACAGCAATACAAGGTTTTCTTCTGGGATCTGCCGCTTTTCCATGTAATAGGTTGCCAGGCCTTTGCTGGCGGCGGCATTCATATTCGCGAGAACCAGCACTTCATCGGCTTCCAGTGCATGGGCAGATGAAATAAGACCCAAAAGGCAGAAACATATAAAAAAACATATCAATCGTTTCATCTTACCAGAGTTCCCAGTGGCCGGTGTAGAAAACGTAAAGGGCCAGGCCGAAATTGGTTGTACCGTGGGCCACCATGCAGGAAATCAGATCCTTCCTTATTATATATAAGGCACACATCAATACGCCGTATACAATTCCGGCCGGCCATTCCCCGGTGGTATGTCCCAGGGCAAAGATAACACTGGATATCATAATTGCCGCAATACTCCATCCCCCGGGCTCAATATCAAAAACACTTGCCGTTTCTAAAGTTTTTGAAAAAGGTTCCGTATGCTTCTGCTTTCTGAACCTGTCCCACTGAAGTGCAAAACGGAATATATACCCCCGCATCAGCAGCTCTTCAAATACCGGAACCACCAGACTGGCCGTGACCAGCCTCAGATAAAACCCGGTATCGCTCCAGGGTTCCCCGCCTTCGCCGGCAAACGGCTGATAACAGACAACCCAGAGCACCAGCCCGACCACGCCAAACACAACACCATAACCAACAGAGCCCCACCTGTTTTTCGGCCCGGCCACCGGAAAATACCAGCGCCATGCCCAGATCAGCAGCCCCGTTACAATGATGAGCTTGAGCACATAATTTATTTCAACAGGAATTTTATTATGAAAAAAAGAGGACAGCCCCACATAGGCAAAATACGGTGCGGCGTATGGAATGATCAAGTCACGGTTGGTCCATTCAGAACTCATGAAAATATCCTCTTGCAGCGTCGGTTAGAGTGTTAGATATTGAGCTTCTCTATTCATATATTTCCACCTCTTAAATCAAGGAAAAAATGATGCTACTGTCTTTTTTAACACATCTATGATATTATATTACGTTTTAAATTCAATATCTTTTATCAAAGATAACAATCATTTATATAAGGAGACCATATGGGATTTATTTCATCCACCCATTCCCTGAGCCGGTACCACATCGAAGGAGAATTTGACGGCAGCACCATGGAAGCAGTCCGGGAAGGCCTGATCCAGAATGCCATCCCTGAAATAGAGAGCGAATACGATGAAATATCCGCCGGCTGGACCCCCTTTGAAAGCCCGTATAAACCGGACTTCGAAAAATATTCCTTTATTTTCGGCACCTATTTTCTATTTTCGCTGCGCATTGACAAAAAATCAATACCGGCCAAGCTGGTCCAGAAACACATGGCCATTGAAATCGAAAAGAAAAAAGAGGAAACCGGCCGGGACTTTCTGTCAAAAAACGAAAAAGCCGAGATCAAGGAGTTTATCCTGGACATCCTGATGCACAAGATTCCATCCATCCCCAGCATCTATGACATCCTCTGGAGCTATGAAGAAAAAAGCCTCTACCTCTTTTCAACACAGAAAGCTGCCAATGAACTGTTTGAAACATTATTCTTTAAATCCTTCAACCACAAGCCCGTCCGGATATTCCCCTACACCATGGTTGAAAAGCTGGGAAAATTCACGGACACGGAAAAAGACCGTTTTCTATCCCTGGCACCGCTGAAATACTAATCTCTTTTTATAAGGTATAATAAACATGCTTGATATCGCCACCGCATACAATAGATACAGTTTTCTGGGCAACGAGTTTTTGACATGGCTCTGGTTCCTCATTGAAACCGGCCAGGACATTACGGCGCTTTCCGGATCAGAAGAACCGGTCGCCCTTGAAATCGGCAATTCACTGGTCCTGGAAAACAATCTTGGAGACAAGTCCAAAGAAAAAATTACCATTAAAGGGGACCAGGCCGGCCTGGAAGAGGGCACCACCGCCCTTAAAAAGGGGGCCCAGGTCACGGACATCAACCTGCTTTGCAAAATCGGAGAGGAAGAATACAAATTCTCCATAAAAGGGGAGAGCTTCAACCTCACCGGCCTGAAAACCCCGTCCATGGATACCTCAACCGGCGAAGATGAAATTGAGGGCATGGTCATTGAAAAAACCTATCTATTACTGAAGGTTACCCAGGTTATTGACACCCTCTTTTTAAAATATATTGAGAAAAGAATCTCAGATGACTTTAAAAGCACTGAATTTAAAGCCATTTCAGACTGGATTCATTCAT encodes:
- the rdgC gene encoding recombination-associated protein RdgC, which translates into the protein MGFISSTHSLSRYHIEGEFDGSTMEAVREGLIQNAIPEIESEYDEISAGWTPFESPYKPDFEKYSFIFGTYFLFSLRIDKKSIPAKLVQKHMAIEIEKKKEETGRDFLSKNEKAEIKEFILDILMHKIPSIPSIYDILWSYEEKSLYLFSTQKAANELFETLFFKSFNHKPVRIFPYTMVEKLGKFTDTEKDRFLSLAPLKY
- a CDS encoding CPBP family intramembrane metalloprotease, whose protein sequence is MSSEWTNRDLIIPYAAPYFAYVGLSSFFHNKIPVEINYVLKLIIVTGLLIWAWRWYFPVAGPKNRWGSVGYGVVFGVVGLVLWVVCYQPFAGEGGEPWSDTGFYLRLVTASLVVPVFEELLMRGYIFRFALQWDRFRKQKHTEPFSKTLETASVFDIEPGGWSIAAIMISSVIFALGHTTGEWPAGIVYGVLMCALYIIRKDLISCMVAHGTTNFGLALYVFYTGHWELW
- a CDS encoding TIGR03790 family protein gives rise to the protein MKRLICFFICFCLLGLISSAHALEADEVLVLANMNAAASKGLATYYMEKRQIPEENLVLLFVTDNETCSREAYEKKIIPPVRRAVEKNPKIRALVTIYGVPLRIASPGLTLKEQKELDRLILKKSKIDSQLTDNNGSETFKKQLSRVNKMIRNLKKSKDKVASVDSELMLVKKKGYDLNFWLQNPFFLGWNNKKTPIGKSEVLMVSRLDGADAKTVRRIIDDSMEAEKKGVYGTAYFDARWENPGDKKVSGYGLYDRSIHRAADLLSEKKKLDVVIDNKQDLFQKGECPHAALYCGWYSLANYVDAFTWQKGSVGFHIASSECVTLKRDNSRGWCKKMLDKGVAATIGPVGEPYVQSFPVPEIFFDFLVQGHLTLAECYLVSLPYVSWKMVLVGDPLYRFNLKKL